The Solirubrobacterales bacterium genome includes the window GAAGCTCGCGTACAGCCACGCGATCGTCTCCGGCGTAGCGGTGACTCGAAACTGCGCAGCCCGCGCCACGCATCAGCGCACCGAGCATCGGCGAATTGCAGTCGTAGACCGCTCCGGCGACGATCGGATCGCCGGGCGCGAGCAGTTCGTCGCCGCCGCCGATCATCGCTGCGCGCGGGCTGCGGCGCACCGGAACGTGGGCGATGCCGAAGGCGGCGACCATCGCCAGCTCCCCCGCACTGATCCTCTGGCCTGCTGCGACGAGCAGGTCGCCTTCGCGCTTGTGGCGCCCGGCCTTGCGGACGAACTCGCCGGCCAGCGGCGCAACGTCCACGACCAGCTGTCCGTCAATCTCGCGGCCTTCTTCGACCGGCACAACCGCGTCTGCTCCGATCGGCAGTTCGGCGCCTGTCGAGATGCGCACGGCGCTTGCCGCCAGCAACGAGTCCCCGAATGGGACGCCGGCGCGAGACTCGCCGAGCAACTTGAACTGGCGCGCGCCCGAGGCTGCGCGGACGGCCCAACCGTCCATTGCCGAGTTCGAGAATCGCGGGTACATCGCGTCGGCCTCGAGGTCCTTGGCGAGGATTCGGCCATGAGCATCGGCTGCGTTGATCACCTCGACGCCGACCGAGTCGGCGAGCTCGACCGAGAGCTTCATCGCCTCGTTGATCGAGGCGTCGCGCGTGATTGTTGACTCGCTAGATTCGCTCACATGGACCACCTGACGCACCTCGATGAAAGCGGCGCCGCGCGCATGGTTGACGTGGGCGACAAGGCTGTTACTGACCGACGCGCAGTTGCTGGCGGTCGTGTCTCGATGTTTCCCGAGACGGCCGCGCTAGTTGCTGCCGGGAATGCTCCCAAGGGCGACGTGATTGGCACTGCGCGCATCGCGGGGATCCAGGCCGCCAAGCGCACCGCCGAGTTGATCCCACTGGCACACAACGTGCCGCTGTCGTTCGTGGATGTTCGGCTCGACGTAGATGCCGAGGCCGGGATCGTCACTATCGAGTGCGAGGCGCGCACGATGGATCGAACCGGCATTGAGATGGAAGCGTTGACCGGCTGCAGCGTCGCCGCGCTGACCCTGTACGACATGGTCAAGGGGGTTGAGCGCGGAGTGCGGATCGAAGGGATCAAGCTGCTCGAGAAGTCCGGCGGCAAGTCCGACTGGAAGGCGTCTGACTGAATGCGCGTCGCGGTGCTGACGATCAGCAGCTCGCGCAAAGAGCACAACGACGCCAGCGGCGACGCGCTCGTTGAGGCGATCGACGCGGCAGGGTTTGACCTCTCCGCTCGGGAGCTTGTCTCTGATGATCGCTCTGCAATCGAGTCGAAGTTGAAGTCACTCGCCGGCGTTGCGGACTGCGTACTCACGACGGGCGGCACCGGGATCACCGCCGACGATGTGACACCTGAGGCAACTCTGGCCGTATGCGATCGCGAAGTTCCGGGCATCGCCGAGGCGCTGCGTGCTTCGTCAACGGCGGAGACGCCGATGGCGATGCTCTCGCGGGCCGTCGCAGGGACGCTCGGGAACACGCTCATCGTGAACCTTCCCGGCAGTCCGAAGGCCTGCCGCCATTGCTTCGCAGCGTTGGAGCCTGTGCTCGAACACGCATCGGCCCAGTTGAACCGCTGACGGTGCGTGCTGGCTGCTCGATGCGGCCGCGCTCAATCCGAAGAATGCTCGCGCAGATGCGACGAAGTCGCGGGAGGTCGTGGCCCGCGATCACAATCGGCGCGCCACCGATGTTCGCTCGGTGGAGGATGAACTGTTCGACCAGTTCGGCTGAGTCGAGATCCAGCCCGGCGAACGGTTCGTCGAGCAAATACATCTCGCGTGAAGGCACGAGCGCCCGTGCCAGCGCGGCGCGTCGGCGCTGACCTCCAGATAGCGCCGCCGGGAGATTCTTGGCGCTGGCAAGCAGGCCGAGTTCGTCGAGAGCGCGTTCGCCGATCTCACGTGCTTCACGCTTTCGCATCCCTGACGCGCGCAACGGATAGGCGACGTTGTCGAGAGCGGACATGTGCGGGAACAGCCCGTCACGCTGACCGAGGTAGCCGACCTCGAGGTCTGGAATCGAGCCGCGTGCTTCGGGCTCGAGTCCGGCGAGGGCGCGGATGATGCTGGACTTTCCCGAGCCAGATGGTCCCACCAGCGCGACCGCGCCTTCGATCCTTAGACTCACATCGACATCAAACTCCGTGCGCTCCAGACGCACTTCTGCATTGACCGTGCTCATCGCGTCTCCCACTGGGGACGCGATCCGTAGATTCGGGCGGCTACTGAGATCGCGATCGTCAATACGAGCAGCAGTACGGCCAGCGCAAAAGCGGCGTCCTCGTTCGCGTCGAGCGAGCCGTAGATCGCCAACGTGATCGTCTGCGTGACTCCGGCGACGCTTCCGGCGAAGATCATCGTCGCGCCGAACTCTCCAAGCGCACGCGCGCCCGAGAGCGCCAGCCCGCTGAGCATTCCGCTCCTGGCAAGCGGCAGCTCGACCTGCATGAAGTGACGCATCGGGCCCGCTCCGGTGGTCCGCGCGGATTCGAGCACGTCGGGCTCACAGGCCGAAAAGGCCGTCTGCGCCTGGCGGATGTAAAGCGGCGCCGCGACGAAGGTGAGCGCGAACACCACGGCCACGCGGGTGAACGAAACCTGCAGTCCAAACTGCGCCAGCAGTTCGCCGATCGGACCGCCCTCGCCGAACGCCGCGAGCAGCGCGATCCCGGCGACTGCCGGCGGCAGAACGAGCGGGAGATCAAAGAGGACCTCGAGAGCGCTGAGCAAGGGGCCACGCTCGCCGCGGGCGAGGAGGTATGCGACCGGAGTCCCGAAGGCAACGATCAGCAACAGCGCGCAGGTGACGGCGCCAAGGCTGATCATCAGCGCGTACATCGACTCGGGTCGAGCGAGTTCTTGCAAGGCCGTGTGTGGCGAGATCTGCGTCACGAGCGCGAGCAGCGGGACGAGAACAAATGCAGCCGCGACTCCGACCGCCAGGGCAAAGCCGGTGCCCGCCAAGCGCTTGTGCGCCAGCGCGGTCACGGGGTTCAGCCGCCGATCTGGGACATGCTTCGTCCGGGTTGCGTGAAGAATTCGTTGCCGATCTGATGGCCAATGGGCTTGCGCCAGATCGCGCTGCTGATCAAGTCTTCGAGTTCTCCGTTGGTGACGCCGTCGCGCATCGGGCCGCGTAGGTCGGTCTCGCCGAGGGCGAAGAGGCAGGTTCTGAGCTGACCGTCAGCGGTCAGGCGCGCGCGATCGCAGGTGCCGCAGAACGGTTCGCTCACCGGGCTGACGAAACCCAGCTCACCGGCGTTGTCGGCAAAGGCGAAACGGCTGGATGTCGCAGCCGACTCATTGGGCAACGGCACAAGGTCGTGCACCGACTCGACGACCCTGCGGATCTCGGCGCCGGTGAGCAGGACGTCGTCACTCCACTTCTCATCAGCATCGAGTGGCATGAATTCGAGGAAACGCACGACGTACGGCTTGCGCCTGGCGAGCTCTGCGAAGCCGAGAATCTCGAGGTCAGACATGCCGCGCACGGCCACGACGTTCACCTTGATCGGCCCGAGCTGCGGATACCTCTCAAGCGCGGCAAGACCAGACAGCACCTTCTGAAGTCCGTTGCGACGCGTGATTTCGCGGTATCGCTCTGGCGTCAGAGCATCGAGGCTCACGTTCACGCGCGTAAGTCCCGCATCGATCAGTGGCTCGATCATCGACTCGAGCAGGATGCCGTTGGTAGTGAGCGAAATGTCCTCGATCGCGTGGATCGCCGCAATGCGTTCGACCAGTTCGGGGAGTCCGCGCCGCACCAGCGGTTCGCCGCCGGTCAGGCGCACGCTGCGCACCCCAAGCTCGGCAAACAGCGACACGAGGCGCTCGATCTCTGCGAACTCGAGCTCCTCCTCCTTCGGGGCCCACGCGAGACCCTCGGCTGGCATGCAGTAGTGGCAGCGAAGATTGCAGCGGTCGGTCACGGAGATGCGCAGATCGCCGATCTCCCGTCCGAAGGTGTCAACCAATGCGCCGCGCGTCATCGCTCTACTCCGACTCTCCGGGCAACAGCCAGACCGTTCCATCGCGTACTTCGAGCGGGTAGGTCTGAACGGTTTCGCTCTGGTCCTTTACGGTGCCATCGCGAAGGTCGATACGCCAGCCATGAAGCGGACAGGTCACGCATGCGTCGGCGAGGATTCCGTCCGAAAGCGGCCCGCCCTGATGCGGGCAGTCGTTGTCGATCGCGAAGAATCCGGCGGCGGTGTTGAACACCCCAACGCGACGGTTGA containing:
- a CDS encoding nitrite reductase (NAD(P)H) small subunit is translated as MRPLETAVGTDPSLPQGAIAICLEADVPFGEGRSVALVNRRVGVFNTAAGFFAIDNDCPHQGGPLSDGILADACVTCPLHGWRIDLRDGTVKDQSETVQTYPLEVRDGTVWLLPGESE
- a CDS encoding molybdopterin molybdotransferase MoeA, translated to MSESSESTITRDASINEAMKLSVELADSVGVEVINAADAHGRILAKDLEADAMYPRFSNSAMDGWAVRAASGARQFKLLGESRAGVPFGDSLLAASAVRISTGAELPIGADAVVPVEEGREIDGQLVVDVAPLAGEFVRKAGRHKREGDLLVAAGQRISAGELAMVAAFGIAHVPVRRSPRAAMIGGGDELLAPGDPIVAGAVYDCNSPMLGALMRGAGCAVSSHRYAGDDRVAVRELLGAAATDADFVVTSGGISVGDHDHVAGAIDELGGELILSGTSARPGRRFAVAVLPVGSRRVTVFCLPGNPLSSWVCFQLYVRRHIRQMLGQAMPVRFEAELTEAVQRGNGRSLALPGRTTTLLGARSFAPRRTESDDVTVIADCNALATLPPGESAAHNGLFVECEKVDV
- the modB gene encoding molybdate ABC transporter permease subunit, producing the protein MTALAHKRLAGTGFALAVGVAAAFVLVPLLALVTQISPHTALQELARPESMYALMISLGAVTCALLLIVAFGTPVAYLLARGERGPLLSALEVLFDLPLVLPPAVAGIALLAAFGEGGPIGELLAQFGLQVSFTRVAVVFALTFVAAPLYIRQAQTAFSACEPDVLESARTTGAGPMRHFMQVELPLARSGMLSGLALSGARALGEFGATMIFAGSVAGVTQTITLAIYGSLDANEDAAFALAVLLLVLTIAISVAARIYGSRPQWETR
- a CDS encoding MogA/MoaB family molybdenum cofactor biosynthesis protein gives rise to the protein MRVAVLTISSSRKEHNDASGDALVEAIDAAGFDLSARELVSDDRSAIESKLKSLAGVADCVLTTGGTGITADDVTPEATLAVCDREVPGIAEALRASSTAETPMAMLSRAVAGTLGNTLIVNLPGSPKACRHCFAALEPVLEHASAQLNR
- the moaC gene encoding cyclic pyranopterin monophosphate synthase MoaC; the protein is MDHLTHLDESGAARMVDVGDKAVTDRRAVAGGRVSMFPETAALVAAGNAPKGDVIGTARIAGIQAAKRTAELIPLAHNVPLSFVDVRLDVDAEAGIVTIECEARTMDRTGIEMEALTGCSVAALTLYDMVKGVERGVRIEGIKLLEKSGGKSDWKASD
- a CDS encoding ATP-binding cassette domain-containing protein, which translates into the protein MSTVNAEVRLERTEFDVDVSLRIEGAVALVGPSGSGKSSIIRALAGLEPEARGSIPDLEVGYLGQRDGLFPHMSALDNVAYPLRASGMRKREAREIGERALDELGLLASAKNLPAALSGGQRRRAALARALVPSREMYLLDEPFAGLDLDSAELVEQFILHRANIGGAPIVIAGHDLPRLRRICASILRIERGRIEQPARTVSGSTGPMRVRAQAPTLRSNGGRPSDCREGSR
- the moaA gene encoding GTP 3',8-cyclase MoaA, with the protein product MTRGALVDTFGREIGDLRISVTDRCNLRCHYCMPAEGLAWAPKEEELEFAEIERLVSLFAELGVRSVRLTGGEPLVRRGLPELVERIAAIHAIEDISLTTNGILLESMIEPLIDAGLTRVNVSLDALTPERYREITRRNGLQKVLSGLAALERYPQLGPIKVNVVAVRGMSDLEILGFAELARRKPYVVRFLEFMPLDADEKWSDDVLLTGAEIRRVVESVHDLVPLPNESAATSSRFAFADNAGELGFVSPVSEPFCGTCDRARLTADGQLRTCLFALGETDLRGPMRDGVTNGELEDLISSAIWRKPIGHQIGNEFFTQPGRSMSQIGG